GGTTCGACCCCCTTATCATGAAACTCATCAACCCCGCCGCAAAAGGATTCGGGTTCGACCCCCCTTGACGGCGGTGCCAAGATTGCCTCAAGAGTTGGAGGCGAAGTTCAAAGAGCTGTGTGGAGAAAATCCTATCTGTCTTATCctacaaaaattattgtatGAAACCGATGTAAGAGAGAGGCATGCTAGGATATCGATGCCGTTCAAACAAATCAagagttttgattttttaactgAAGAAGAAAAGACGATGCTCCATCAAGAAGCAGAGAAGTTGTATGCCCGAGACCGGAAAACCATTACAGTGACACTAATATACAAGCCAAGAACCAATGGCGGTGATGGTCTTGATGATGCTGTGAAGGAAACTGAGATGAAACTTGGACAGTGGAACATGAACAAGAAGAAGGGCAAaggtggaaaagaaaagaagatcagTCGCATGTATGTGTTGAATGGCAAACACAAAGAGGTTGTTGAAGAGAATAAGCTGGATGAAGATGTTGAAATTCAAATCTGGGCTTCAAGAAAAACTATAGATCAAAAGCTTTGCTTGGCACTTTTTGTTCCTGAGAAAGACCAAGAGGATATACTCATGATTGAAAACGTTTAAATGGTGGGTGGAGTCTATGCTGAAAATTTATTTACTGGTAagatttatgatttagggtgtgtaaatttatttttagtattgttACTTTATTCACAAGTAACAAGTTTAAAGTAGAAACCGATCGGATTCCTCAATATTTCTCCTCCTTTACTTTTTTGGTTTTGTTACCAAAGAAATTGTTATAGTTCAGGACCATTTTGACTCGTAcaaaaataagccaaaaatacaaataaaactaattatagtATATTCTTGTAAATGAATGTTTGGGCTTAGGCCCCGATgtacaaccaaaaaaaaaatattcttgtgaatgcattagaatatatattattcacaaTTACAATTGTAGATATTGCATTCGGTAACTAATTCAATTGAATCAGTGACCCAATATGATAGCATTATAATCAATATTATCGTATATTTTTGGTGAATGCATTATAATTTCGTATTAGTGGTTACGTTAATACGGTAGAATCGATTAAATTTTTGCCTAATTGAAAGCATTCATCTTTAGGAAATTTGTCGGCTTGTTTTTCTTGTCATTACGTTCCGAGGTTTAGTTTAGAACTTCTAGATGATTAACATGGTAACAATTATGAATTATACCTTTCCAGGATTAACATAAACTTTACTATGGGTATGTTGAGATAAATACCGGTAGAATTTTTATGTGCAAGGTTCGTGATTAATTTTATACATCAAACTTGACCATGGAAATTCTTACCCTCCGATACTTTGAAGACGATACTGCAAACATTAATTTCGCAGGGAAACAAATCACCCATAATTGAAAACAAGATATCAGAACGGGATAAAGGAATTAGGAATGAAGTAGAGAGACTAGAGAGCAAAAACTTTCCATTTTAAAGGGCCTTCGGCCAAAACACTGTTAAACCATGTaaccttcctcttttttctttttctttttttttttccttttttttatcacatttttttttggtACACCTTTCTTCATCTCATTTACTATTATACCCTTTCCATAGGTCTCAATTTTCTCTACAACAGGCTCTCTTTGAAAGCCAAATCAGTAACCTCCCCATCCATTCAACCTACTAGACAATTTAGGATGAGTAAAGTCAATCCCTAAACCTAAGGTGTTGCTTACCACCATTTTTCTCTACAATGACCCTATTTAAAAGACAAAAGAAACTACAACCTAAAACCAcccaagaagagaaaaaaaaatgaagctaACTATCTCTTACAGATATTCCTTTGGAGGAACTATCTCTTAAGGTAAAACTACTCCGGACGCGATTAAACCATGATAGTTTCAACTCACCGGAGCCAGTGCACTGACCCTCACCCTCCTTTTTGCTGCTGAATAGGGTTTGGTCAGTGCAGTCCAGTGATGCTCCACATGCTAGATTGTATGACTGGCATGCAGAATGACATACTCGAAGCCTGTTGTCTCCATCACCGTCGCACTTTTGGATGGAAATCTGAGGAATTATGCAACATGCTCATCAGACAAATTGGCAAATTACCAAATTTAGAGTGAGAGAACAATTTTAACAATCTAATGGTTCTACTCTCCACAAAATGCAATGTTGGATCTAGTGAGAGAACAATTTTGAAGAGTCAGGGTTATTGTCACAATTAATGGTTCTAGAtcatatcttattattttagaacTAAGTGCATTTGTTTCAGCTTTTTCCCGACAAAAAATCACTTTTTCCACTGAAAACTTACTTTGCGTATTTGCATAATCAAATTGAAGAATCACTTCTAAGAAAATTAGATAAGAATAACCATTAAATTTGACAGTAATGTGAACTCTAAAGAAAAaacatagagaaaaaaaaaatggagtTGCCAATGAGTAAGAATAAGACCATTATTTAAAAACATAGATGAATAAATAACAGGAAAATAATCGTAGGGATAACTTTAGCAAAGAAAAGATAGAACTTACCCAGCATGCAAGTCGTTTAGCCGCCTCGTCACAGTAGGAACTcccaaatatattaaataatttcctTGCACCACCAGGAAATAGTCGGTGGTAGTTGGGCATGACAACCACTTCTTCTAGCTGCTGCAGAATACTAGGTTCACTAGGTGCACAATGCTGCCCAGAAATACCCTTTCCCAGCACTTCCTTGCAAACTGAAAGGCTGGAGAGGAGCATTGAGCTGTTCTGGCAAGTATATCCCGCATAGTCTGAACATCGGAACTCACAAACTCCATTATCACAAACCCCACCATGAAGGCTGCATTGCTCATCACAAACCGCTGCATGAATTATTGGGAACGGGTCAATAAATAGTAGTTTCACCAATTATATATATGCCTACTTTTATTGTTGAACAAGACTGATCCAACtgtttaaattttcaattaactagTAGTTGTGTTTCCAaaattatagaaataaaatacatgAACTTAAATTAATCAGATGAAACGGAGGTTAACTATCCTAAAGGAACTACAACATAGCACGTAGAAAAGTAATCCAACATAGCAGTACTTTCCATAATCAAGTAAGATATTGCTGCTACTTAAAATTACATTATAAGCAAGAAATACTAAGCATATTCATATATTACAAAGTTAAGAAACTAATAAACCAGTGGAACTAACAAGAAGGAAATATATAGTCTAGTGTAAAACTTGGAATCTTAATATTAACAGATTACCGGTGGAACAGTCAATGCCAGTGTAGCCAGCTTTACATTCACAAATTCCGTTTGAGAGACAGATGCCATTGCCATTGCAGTTGCTCGGGCAGGAATCTGGAATAAGTCAACAATCATTAATAGAGGGAAGATTAAAACAACAATCATTAACTAATAATAAGTATGCGGAAATACAGCATGACATAAGAGCTCACGTTTACTGCAATCATGACCATGAAATCCAAGAAAGCAATTGCAGCGTCCATCAACACAATCTCCATTGAAGTTACACGCATTGGGACATTGCCCAGACACAGCAACTGGGGCTGTGTTACAGAGCTCATGGTATGCAGGGCAGATTAATTCACCTATGGGACAATACAATGAAGGATGATAACTTGTCAATGCAATGGGAATCTAACATCAATGTGTAAACAAACAGAATGGTAATATTCACCATTAAAGCCAGGAAACTGAATGGGTCCACCAGCCCGAGGACACACTTTCCAGATACCATCAACAGCAACCTGTATATAGCATATGAAGCTTCATTCAGGACTTCCGCAATAGAGGTAAAGAAGGCAAGGGTAACATACACTTAATAATGAGAACATTTCACTTATCAATCAAACAACCATACCTCCAAAGAATTATTAATACACCTGTGCTGATAACAACCGTTTCCCTGGGTCGTAGAACCCCGTACAAATCCTGTGCGCACTAATGATGAGGCCATACACCTTTATCAAAAGGAAAACAACTGTTACCAAATCTAAATCCTTATGGCACATGAGAAATGCAAGAAAAGCATATGAATTTGCAGTCAGAGAGATAACCTAGAGTTACTTCCTCGGACTTCACCAAGCATTCTATCAGGTGCACGAGCACTGTTAGTGTCTGTACATGATCCATCAGAGTATGCAACAAAATAAGTGCAATAATCGGCTAATGAGGATTGGCCGCCTGCAATAGCCAGTGAATAGTGAGATCTCCACTACAGCCAACTAAACATTTAGTTTATAAAGAACACAATTGAAAAGACAAATGGCGATCACTACTACAAGGTACAAACAAACTGCAACTATGCAGGGTCAACCTCTAATCATATAAATAAAGACATGATCATGAAAGTATGTACCTTTATTAGCTTGTGGAAAATACTGAGCCCACAGAGGGAGATCTCCACTATATGTTAGAATCGGGCAGTAACCTTCTGCCTCTCTGTTATATGTACAACCTGAGAACTGTGTTGTGTTGCAACGATAGGCCCCCTTCCAAAGATTGCAAGGGGAGGTAACAAATTCGCTACCTTGGTTGCGACCCCAATCAAGCCGGTCAGCCATGCTATAATTAGCTTTATACCATCCGCTATCTTCCAAGAGAGCCAATGTCATTTTAGAAACTACAGATCTTGTGTCAACAGAACCAGTCATAATCTCATTCATTAGTAGCCTCTTCTCCCAATGAGACCCTGTAATACaattaccaaatttttattGGTCATCTGCTCATGATTAGAAGTACATGCTTGAATATCATACAGTGTCTGTAAGAAGAACTTTTCTACCATGCATTTCTCGATTGGTTATTTTAAGAAACTTAGGGGAAGATTTCAAAGCAACTAAGCTGATTGTCAtggaagactaatgctttgTTTAGAAGCAAGAAGTTCTATTTAATCATTCTTTTTGCATATAAATTACAGTCCCACCATTTCAGCATATTCACACAGATAATACTGGCAATAGGCCAGGATTCATTAGTCTTGCAAGAAACATGGGTTGGACAATTGCAGGAATCTAGTTACATGTTAACagaatttcaaagaaaaggaggtgaagaaaaagaggaggcAAGAATATGTATcaagaaataaaatttgatgaaatcaAAACCTGATGTGCCACGTCCTCCACCATCTTCCAGCTCTAAACCAGTAAAATTTCCTGAGAATGCCTGCCAAGTGCCAACAGATCACTTATTTAAAACCCTAACAAAATCTTCTGATGAAGGACACTTTCAACATGAAAACAGCAAAATGACATTGATATTGTAAAGAGATATGTTCCCAAACAAATACCCCATAATGATGTCGTGAATGCATGACAACACGTGGAAGAACCACACGTGTTACAATCCGGCCAATCTTTTCATCCATAATTTGTTCAGTAACCTGCAATGACAGAATGACAAGATTTAAAAATGTAAGCAGGTAAATTCCTGAATGTAAGATTGCCAATGTAAGTAttggaaagaaaaaatatagatgATATGATATTCAAGAAAAATTAGGCATTATTTCTCTATGACGGAAATACTTGGCATGTAGCAGCATGCATTACAGTTTCTCAACTGTATAGATATGCCATTTTCCAGAACCATTATATTTTGTCTACATCAATATGAAGAAATTTTACTCTTCTATAAGTGTAAGAAATTAAACTACGATGCTGCATATCTGATTATTATAGAAACACAAACTTATGAGGACTCTATTCCCAAGCATTTCATATATCTAGAGTTATATAGTTATTGTAAGAAAAGATGAATCATATGGCACGAAGACAGCCATTACCTGACTACGGCGTCTTTTCCTTTCATCTCTAAAATGAGCAAAGGCATGGGGATCAAAACCAAGAACATGCATAACCTGAAAAGGATCAACCATGGTGAACAAAGCCACAAATAGATATTTAGGACTTCACTCTCAACCCATTTAGACACAGAAACCAAACTGACCTCGTGTATCAGAGTAGCAGAAAGCAAAGTCTCTGCCTCAGCTGTCAAATGACGAGGAGCAACGTTAACATGTCCTTCACACCAGCAAAACAGAAGTTTTTTTCAGCTCTGAAGCATCCGAAGTGCAAGATAagacaaaaatataaacaataaatttttgtaGGAAAATCTACCAGCTATAGCACGTCCCCATTGATCCCGTTCACATGCAACTGCCCAAGCAAGTGTATTCCCAGTTGTGGGTCTCGTAGTCACCAAAAGAACTAAGTCGGCATTGGAGACACCCTCTGGAAAAGG
This portion of the Arachis duranensis cultivar V14167 chromosome 6, aradu.V14167.gnm2.J7QH, whole genome shotgun sequence genome encodes:
- the LOC107495963 gene encoding uncharacterized protein LOC107495963, coding for MFPCSSRALFSRSRCVLRFDVVVLAIVLILFWLEAGTAKPVEHRLQWGSSEERTGNVASHSCIHDQIIEQRKRPGRKVYSVTPQVYEPGVLKPLQHRGRALLGLSSSVESQKDAKQPIRIYLNYDAVGHSSDRDCRKVGDIVKLGEPPLASLLGSPLCNPHADPPILGDCWHNCTSEDISGEDKKHRLRKALGQTADWFRRALAVEPVKGNLRLSGYSACGQDGGVQLPREYIEEGVSNADLVLLVTTRPTTGNTLAWAVACERDQWGRAIAGHVNVAPRHLTAEAETLLSATLIHEVMHVLGFDPHAFAHFRDERKRRRSQVTEQIMDEKIGRIVTRVVLPRVVMHSRHHYGAFSGNFTGLELEDGGGRGTSGSHWEKRLLMNEIMTGSVDTRSVVSKMTLALLEDSGWYKANYSMADRLDWGRNQGSEFVTSPCNLWKGAYRCNTTQFSGCTYNREAEGYCPILTYSGDLPLWAQYFPQANKGGQSSLADYCTYFVAYSDGSCTDTNSARAPDRMLGEVRGSNSRCMASSLVRTGFVRGSTTQGNGCYQHRCINNSLEVAVDGIWKVCPRAGGPIQFPGFNGELICPAYHELCNTAPVAVSGQCPNACNFNGDCVDGRCNCFLGFHGHDCSKHSCPSNCNGNGICLSNGICECKAGYTGIDCSTAVCDEQCSLHGGVCDNGVCEFRCSDYAGYTCQNSSMLLSSLSVCKEVLGKGISGQHCAPSEPSILQQLEEVVVMPNYHRLFPGGARKLFNIFGSSYCDEAAKRLACWISIQKCDGDGDNRLRVCHSACQSYNLACGASLDCTDQTLFSSKKEGEGQCTGSGELKLSWFNRVRSSFTLRDSSSKGISVRDS